From the Anaerolineae bacterium genome, the window AAGATTGCGCCCCTGAACATCTTTGAAATAGACCACATCGGGAAGCGCTTCAATCAAGGCATGCAGTTGGGAGTTTGATTTTTGCAAGGCTTTTTCGGCCTGCTTCCATTCGGTAATGTCGCGGGCCAGGCCCATTACGCCCACGGTTTGGCCCTGAGCATCACGCAACACCGAGGCCGACAGAAGAACCGGAAATACCTCGCCGTTTTTGCGCCGGTTCAAGATCTCGCGCGTGCATTGGCCGGTTTCAATGGTTTCATGGTGAATCAGCAGCCCTTCCTGGGGGTCGGCATAAAGAAGGTCAATGTGCCGGCCAATAACCTCCTCCGGCCGGTAATCAAAGGCTGTCTGGGCGGCCCGGTTGAACTCCACAATGCGCCGATCCGTATCTACCGTCACAATAATATCGGGAGAACTCTCGATGATGTTCATGGCGTACTCTTGCGAGGCTCGCAAGGCTTCCTCTACCTGTCTCTGCTTGGTTATATCACGAATAACGGTAACAATTCGGCTAACCTGATTATTCTCGACAATCGGTATCTTGCGCGTTTCAGTGAAAAATTCTCTCCCTGCGGCTACGGAACGTTCGGTGGTCACCAACATCTGGCCCGACTCAAAAACTTGACGATACTCTTCACGAACCTGGTTGGGCAAAAAAGGAAAAACCTCAAATATTGTTCGGCCAAGCACATCCGAATCCAGGCCTAACTCCTCATTCCATTGTTTGAAGGTGGTATTGCATAGAATCAAGCGTAAATCTGAATCAACCACGTGGATGGCGTCGCCCATCGAGTCAAGTGTAACCCGATGTTTCTCTTCAACCTTCTGCAATGCATCCAGGATCTGTTTATACATCTCACGGTCAAGCAAAACCAGATCAAACGTTTCGGTTTGCAAATGCTGGAGTACCTCTTCACCTCGTGAGGCCCAAGTCACCTCACCGGCCGGGCTGTTCTCTTTCAGCGCCGAGGCCACGACCTGATAATCGTTGTTTTCCTTGACGGCCATTAGAATGTGCATAGTGTTGCTCTCCCTAAAAAATGTGAAGGATGATCTATCCCTACCCTATGGTCTAAAACCCTCATCCTTCTACATATAGCAGTATAAACGATTATGGAGACAATGACAATCACCTTTTTAAATTGGTTTTACCCTTGATGATTGACCAAAATTGCCAATCCAGGCTAAATGCTTACAATATATGGGTGTTTGTCTGCTTTTAAGATTTTATTGAAGCCACAAGATACAGTATTATTTATAAGTTATACCACAATATATTGTGGTGCTTAAGCTGAAAATCTTGAATTTTGGCCCAAAATCAGGCAAACTAAATCAACACCATTATCGAGCGTGGCTCTTTAAGGAGTGCCTTTGTCCCTTCTTGATCGCTACCTGCAAAATATTCTGGTTATGGCCAGTTGTCTCTTGATCATTCTGGCCGCTATGCTATCGGCCTGCGAGCCGGGCGGCGTGACAGCGTCGGTGGGGAGCAGTTTGGCGCTGCCTGCCTCATCGCCTACAGCCCGCCCGGCAGAAATTGAACCAACGGCAACGGAAACTGAAGCAGCCGCCGGAACGTACCGGGCTACCCTTGATCTGGACAAAGTGATGTCTTCGCCGGACTATGGCATGCAGGTTTTTTTATATTGGCAGGAAGAGGTGGCCGACCGCGACTTGCGCCTGGTTAAAGAGGCCGGCTTCCGGTGGGTCAAACAAGAAATTCCCTGGCGAGAAGTGGAAGGCCATGCCAAAGGTTCATGGCAGTGGGCAAACCCGGACCGGCTGATGGACCAGATTGATACTTACGATCTCAAGGTCATTGTGCGCCTCGGTTCTCAGCCGGAGTGGGCCTCCGCCGCTCCCCTGCCGGAGGTCAGCCCGCCGGATAACATGCAGGATTTTTACGATTACGTTTACGCGGTGGCCGGTCGCTACCGGGGGCGCGTGGAAGCCTATCAAATCTGGAACGAGCCAAACCTGGCCCGCGAATGGGGCGGACGCCCGCCCAACCCGGCCGAATACGTGGCATTGTTAAAAGTTGGTTACCGGGCCGTAAAAGCGGCCGATCCCCACGCGGTTGTTATCAGCGCGGGCCTGGCCCCCACCACCCGTAACGACCACGAAGCCATGCCCGACGTTTATTTTATACAAGGCATGTACGACGCCGGCGCGGCTTCTTATTTTGACGCCCTGGGCGTGCATGCGCCCGGCTACAAAAGTTCTCCCGAAATTGACCCGGCCGTTGTGGCCGCCACGCCTGAGCTGAACAACGGCGACAGCGCCCCCGAAGAACTGCGCCGGGTCTACTGTTTTCGGCACGTGGAAGATGTGCGCAACCTGATGATACGCAACGGCGACGCCGCCAAAAAAGTGGTGGTGCTTGAATTTGGCTGGACCATAGACCCCCGCCCGGATTCCCCTTATCACTGGCACGCCGTTACGCCGGAACAGCAAGACAAGTATTTACAACGGGCTTACGCCTACGCCGAGGCCAACTGGCAACCGTGGATAGGGACTATGAGCCTGATTTACATTGCAGACCCGCGGTGGCATTGGGGATACGAGCAAGTTTACTGGAGTATTGTTTATCCCGGCCATCCCGAGCTAAGAACCGCACCGGCCTACTACGGCCTGCTCTATATGCCCAAAGTCCCCCCCGTGGCCGAAACCCAAAATTGAAAGGGTCGCGCTAAAATGCCTTTAAATCAACCACTAACCCATACTCCCGTAATAACGCGCGCTAAAGGCAAGCTCTCCGGTAAGTTATTATGTAAGAAAAAATCAAGCAACCTCCTTTTAGTTTTAGCCGGGATAGGCGCCGCCCTTCTTCTGCTTGAAATTGCGACGCGCCTGTGGTTGCCTCCTCCGTACAACTATGATGAAAATTCGGTAGATGTTCTGGCCTTAAATTATCTTACTTGTGACCCCAAACTGGGTTGGACGGGCCGGCCCGATTTTCACGGAAGTATTGAAAGCCCGGTATTTCGGCAGCATGTCACTTTTAACAGTTTGGGCATGTATGATACCGAACATCCTCTGGAGAAAATGCCCCAAACTTTCCGCATCCTCCTGCTGGGCGACTCTTTTGTTCAGGCTTTTCAGGTGGAAGAAATCGCCACCATGCACAAAGTTTTAGAAAATTATCTCAACAACCAAGATCAT encodes:
- a CDS encoding beta-galactosidase, which encodes MSLLDRYLQNILVMASCLLIILAAMLSACEPGGVTASVGSSLALPASSPTARPAEIEPTATETEAAAGTYRATLDLDKVMSSPDYGMQVFLYWQEEVADRDLRLVKEAGFRWVKQEIPWREVEGHAKGSWQWANPDRLMDQIDTYDLKVIVRLGSQPEWASAAPLPEVSPPDNMQDFYDYVYAVAGRYRGRVEAYQIWNEPNLAREWGGRPPNPAEYVALLKVGYRAVKAADPHAVVISAGLAPTTRNDHEAMPDVYFIQGMYDAGAASYFDALGVHAPGYKSSPEIDPAVVAATPELNNGDSAPEELRRVYCFRHVEDVRNLMIRNGDAAKKVVVLEFGWTIDPRPDSPYHWHAVTPEQQDKYLQRAYAYAEANWQPWIGTMSLIYIADPRWHWGYEQVYWSIVYPGHPELRTAPAYYGLLYMPKVPPVAETQN